Proteins found in one Saccharopolyspora phatthalungensis genomic segment:
- a CDS encoding GNAT family N-acetyltransferase, translating into MSLVRRAQAADAAELVRLRETVITGGTGTWQKNALATLRRHLSDPAASLAAYVVDAPDESNRLAACAVGAIDQRLEGHACPTGQVGFVFNVTTDLGHRRRGYARACMQALLAWFQRRGITLVDLRCSPEAEPLYRSLGFVCLPDPAMRLALPADG; encoded by the coding sequence ATGAGCCTCGTCCGCCGAGCACAGGCCGCAGACGCCGCCGAACTCGTCCGGCTCCGGGAAACGGTGATCACCGGAGGAACCGGAACCTGGCAGAAAAACGCCCTGGCGACCTTGCGGCGGCACCTGTCCGACCCCGCCGCATCACTGGCCGCCTACGTCGTCGACGCACCAGACGAATCCAACCGCCTCGCCGCGTGCGCCGTGGGGGCGATCGACCAGCGACTGGAAGGGCATGCCTGCCCGACCGGCCAGGTCGGATTCGTGTTCAACGTGACCACCGACCTCGGCCACCGGCGGCGCGGGTACGCCCGCGCGTGCATGCAAGCCCTTCTCGCCTGGTTCCAGCGGCGCGGCATCACCCTGGTCGACCTGCGCTGCTCGCCGGAGGCAGAGCCGCTGTACCGATCGCTCGGCTTCGTCTGCCTCCCGGATCCGGCGATGCGTTTGGCCTTGCCGGCCGACGGGTGA
- a CDS encoding alpha/beta fold hydrolase has product MPERRITTPDGLQLWTESRGDPTAPPVLLIMGANANALGWPDEFVDTLAARRLHVLRYDHRDTGRSTHLDITGYSLADMARDAVAVLDGHGIATAHVVGLSLGGTLGQLLALDHRHRLRTLTLMVTAALDVDFAEAMRRAIEGEPTDLPTPTPRIVTAMAHRSDPAPDRDTAIERRVAQWRLLAGDEIPFDAAEFRRWENAAIEHAGSYQQPGAHAFASPVPTERGAELRHVTTPTLIIQGPLDPINPPPHGQHLADLIPGARCTSIPGLGHALPSALHQTISTTITDHIARFERTTA; this is encoded by the coding sequence ATGCCTGAACGCCGCATCACCACCCCCGACGGGCTGCAACTGTGGACCGAATCCCGCGGCGACCCCACCGCCCCACCTGTGCTGCTGATCATGGGCGCCAACGCCAACGCGCTCGGCTGGCCCGACGAATTCGTCGACACCCTCGCCGCGCGACGGCTGCATGTGCTGCGCTACGACCACCGCGACACCGGCCGCTCCACCCACCTCGACATCACCGGCTACTCGCTGGCGGACATGGCACGCGATGCCGTGGCCGTGCTCGACGGGCACGGCATCGCCACCGCGCACGTCGTCGGCCTGTCCCTGGGCGGCACCCTCGGCCAGCTGCTCGCCCTGGATCACCGCCACCGGCTGCGCACCCTGACCCTGATGGTCACCGCGGCCCTCGACGTCGACTTCGCCGAGGCGATGCGCCGCGCCATCGAAGGCGAACCCACCGATCTGCCCACCCCCACCCCGCGGATCGTCACCGCGATGGCCCACCGCAGCGACCCCGCACCCGACCGCGACACCGCGATCGAGCGCCGGGTGGCCCAGTGGCGGCTGCTCGCCGGCGACGAAATCCCTTTCGACGCGGCGGAATTCCGCCGCTGGGAGAACGCCGCGATCGAGCACGCCGGCAGCTACCAGCAACCCGGCGCGCACGCCTTCGCCAGCCCTGTGCCCACCGAACGCGGCGCCGAACTGCGGCATGTCACCACCCCGACCCTGATCATCCAGGGCCCGCTGGATCCCATCAACCCGCCCCCGCACGGCCAGCACCTCGCCGACCTCATCCCCGGTGCCCGCTGCACGAGCATCCCCGGGCTCGGCCACGCCCTGCCCAGCGCCCTGCACCAGACGATCAGCACCACCATCACCGACCACATCGCACGATTCGAGAGGACCACCGCGTGA
- a CDS encoding CatB-related O-acetyltransferase has product MPDTPDPAQVHPSTRPELTNVTFLSTVVRSPLIEIGEYTYYDDPDGAAEFQSRNVLYNYGPAKLRIGRFCALATGTRFIMPAGDHPMIGCATYPFTIFGGDWTQATRDIATGLPSKSDTVVGNDVWFGRDTTIMPGVHIGDGAIIATGAVVTGDIPAYGIAGGNPARVIHRRFYDADVELLQRIAWWNWPIQAITDHVRTIMAGHPKELAALARREGLLDA; this is encoded by the coding sequence ATGCCCGACACACCCGACCCCGCCCAGGTGCACCCCAGCACCCGGCCCGAGCTGACCAACGTCACCTTTCTGTCCACAGTGGTCCGCTCCCCGCTGATCGAGATCGGCGAGTACACCTACTACGACGACCCCGACGGCGCCGCAGAGTTCCAGAGCCGCAACGTGCTCTACAACTACGGCCCCGCCAAGCTGCGCATCGGCCGGTTCTGCGCACTGGCCACCGGGACGCGGTTCATCATGCCCGCCGGCGACCACCCCATGATCGGCTGCGCCACCTACCCGTTCACGATCTTCGGCGGTGACTGGACGCAGGCCACCCGAGACATCGCCACCGGCCTGCCCAGCAAGAGCGACACGGTCGTCGGAAACGACGTCTGGTTCGGCCGCGACACCACCATCATGCCCGGCGTGCACATCGGTGACGGAGCCATCATCGCCACCGGCGCGGTGGTCACCGGCGACATTCCCGCATACGGAATCGCCGGCGGCAACCCGGCCCGAGTGATCCACCGCCGCTTCTACGACGCCGACGTCGAACTGCTGCAGCGCATCGCCTGGTGGAACTGGCCCATCCAGGCCATCACCGACCACGTGCGCACCATCATGGCCGGACACCCCAAAGAACTCGCCGCACTGGCCCGCCGGGAAGGACTGCTCGATGCCTGA
- a CDS encoding helix-turn-helix domain-containing protein, with product MATLDLLLHPVRLRILRALLDGRPSTTTQLRRRLPDIAPATMYRHVAVLAEAGVLEVLAEKPVGGMVERTYRLRWDRGAIDAADRAAMTPDDHRRAFTAFTGSLLADFDQYLAGESADPTADGVTYQQVALWLTNEELAELLAELRTAVTARAGRDPGPDRTRRLVSLVVIPSDEVIDPPLAT from the coding sequence ATGGCAACCCTGGATCTTCTGCTGCACCCCGTACGGCTGCGTATCCTGCGAGCGCTGCTGGACGGGCGGCCTAGCACGACCACGCAGCTGCGCAGGCGGTTGCCCGACATTGCGCCGGCGACGATGTATCGGCATGTCGCTGTCCTCGCCGAGGCCGGCGTGCTGGAAGTGCTGGCCGAGAAGCCGGTAGGCGGCATGGTGGAGCGCACCTACCGGCTGCGTTGGGATCGCGGCGCGATCGACGCGGCCGACCGCGCCGCCATGACTCCCGACGACCACAGGCGCGCCTTCACCGCCTTCACCGGCAGCCTGCTGGCCGACTTCGACCAGTACCTGGCGGGGGAGTCGGCCGACCCTACGGCGGACGGCGTGACCTACCAGCAGGTCGCACTGTGGCTGACCAACGAGGAACTCGCCGAACTGCTTGCCGAACTACGCACGGCCGTCACCGCCCGAGCCGGCCGCGATCCCGGTCCGGACCGCACGCGCCGCCTCGTCAGCCTGGTGGTCATACCCAGCGACGAGGTGATTGATCCTCCCCTGGCCACCTAG
- a CDS encoding SDR family NAD(P)-dependent oxidoreductase — MRQIIVTGGGTGIGYAIAEHFATAGDVVTITGRRRDVLDAAAAALGVTALPFDAADPEAVAAAAAQLPGHVDVLVNNAGGNTDFDRSAPHDLAAIAAGWEANLRANVLSAVLVTTAVTPRLATGGRVITIGSIAARTGTGSYGAAKAAIEAWTADLAGRLGPHGITANVVSPGLIEDTEFFRGNLTEDRRRALIDATSTERAGTPADIAGLVGFLAGPLAGHITGQVLHVNGGAYLGR, encoded by the coding sequence GTGCGTCAGATCATCGTCACCGGCGGCGGCACCGGCATCGGCTACGCCATCGCCGAACACTTCGCCACCGCAGGCGACGTGGTCACCATCACCGGCCGCCGCCGCGACGTCCTCGACGCCGCCGCTGCCGCACTCGGCGTGACGGCACTGCCTTTCGACGCCGCCGACCCCGAGGCCGTCGCCGCCGCGGCGGCCCAACTGCCCGGCCACGTCGACGTCTTGGTCAACAACGCTGGCGGCAACACCGACTTCGACCGGTCCGCACCGCACGACCTGGCCGCGATCGCCGCCGGGTGGGAAGCCAACCTGCGAGCCAACGTGCTCTCCGCGGTTCTGGTGACCACCGCCGTGACCCCACGGCTGGCCACCGGCGGCCGGGTGATCACCATCGGCTCGATCGCCGCCCGCACCGGCACGGGCTCCTACGGCGCCGCCAAAGCCGCCATCGAAGCCTGGACCGCCGATCTCGCCGGTCGGCTCGGCCCACACGGCATCACCGCCAACGTCGTCTCGCCCGGCCTGATCGAAGACACCGAATTCTTCCGCGGCAACCTCACCGAAGACCGCCGCCGAGCACTCATCGACGCCACCAGCACCGAACGCGCCGGAACCCCCGCCGACATCGCCGGCCTCGTCGGCTTCCTCGCCGGCCCGCTGGCCGGTCACATCACCGGCCAGGTACTGCACGTCAACGGCGGCGCCTACCTCGGGCGATGA
- a CDS encoding SDR family NAD(P)-dependent oxidoreductase has translation MIDPRLRDRVAVITGANSPLGIGAGIARALARQGAKVVLASLPDKPPTSAARGADRSYGAAKATDTDHVRDALRADGVEAESLAVDLADPAAAPAIFDHAEARLGPVEILVNNAARCVPDTFRPEPTRGLTTVDAASLDAHHAVNTRAPALLMAEFHRRHLRRKATCGRIINISTDAAPGAADQISYWATKNALESLSRSAAIELGPAGITVNVIAPGPVQTGWISDAMNARFAELSPLGRVGRPDDIADLAVFLASHQARWVTGQTIYAGGGKRMI, from the coding sequence GTGATCGACCCCCGCCTGCGCGACCGCGTCGCCGTGATCACCGGCGCGAACAGCCCGCTGGGCATCGGCGCCGGCATCGCCCGCGCCCTGGCCCGCCAAGGTGCCAAAGTCGTGCTCGCTTCCCTGCCAGACAAACCCCCGACCAGCGCGGCCCGCGGCGCCGACCGCTCCTACGGCGCGGCCAAGGCCACGGATACCGATCACGTGCGCGACGCCTTACGCGCCGATGGCGTCGAGGCCGAATCCCTGGCCGTCGACCTCGCCGATCCGGCCGCCGCCCCGGCGATCTTCGACCACGCCGAGGCCCGCCTCGGGCCGGTGGAGATCCTGGTCAACAACGCCGCCCGCTGCGTGCCGGACACCTTCAGGCCCGAACCCACACGCGGCCTGACCACCGTCGACGCGGCCAGCCTGGACGCCCACCACGCCGTCAACACCCGGGCCCCGGCACTGCTGATGGCCGAATTCCACCGCCGCCACCTACGCCGCAAGGCCACCTGCGGCCGCATCATCAACATCTCCACCGACGCCGCGCCCGGCGCGGCCGACCAGATCTCCTACTGGGCCACCAAGAACGCACTGGAATCGCTGAGCCGGTCGGCGGCCATCGAACTCGGCCCGGCCGGCATCACGGTCAACGTCATCGCGCCCGGCCCCGTGCAGACCGGCTGGATCAGCGACGCCATGAACGCCCGCTTCGCCGAACTCAGCCCGCTGGGCCGCGTCGGCCGCCCCGACGACATCGCCGACCTCGCGGTCTTCCTCGCCTCCCACCAAGCCCGCTGGGTCACCGGCCAAACCATCTACGCAGGCGGCGGAAAACGCATGATCTAA
- the trpS gene encoding tryptophan--tRNA ligase — protein sequence MTTTTATSTAARRSTELEKLIPLRPADFRVLTGDRPTGPLHLGHYFGTLHNRVRLQHLGVEVLLIIADYQVLTDRDVAERLGEHVENLVLDYLAAGIDPQRATIFTHSAVAALNQLLLPFLSLVSVPELGRNPTVKDEINHSRQSAVSGLMFTYPAHQAADILFCKANLVPVGQDQLPHLELTRTIARRFNERYGRLLPEPDALLSPAPLLLGTDGAKMSKSRGNAITLSASADETARLIRGAKTDSQRHISYDPQSRPEVSSLVLLAALCTGRDPHEVAQGIGSGGAAALKRTVTEAVNEHLAPMRARRASFARDRGYLRRILRDGNERANAIAETTLAEVRSAMGTRY from the coding sequence ATGACCACCACGACCGCGACCTCTACCGCCGCCCGTCGCAGCACCGAACTGGAAAAGCTGATCCCGCTGCGCCCCGCCGATTTCCGGGTGCTCACCGGGGATCGCCCGACCGGACCGCTGCACCTGGGCCACTACTTCGGCACCCTGCACAACCGGGTCCGGTTGCAACACCTGGGCGTGGAGGTGCTGCTGATCATCGCCGACTACCAGGTGCTCACCGACCGGGATGTCGCCGAGCGCCTCGGTGAGCATGTGGAGAACCTGGTGCTGGACTACCTGGCCGCCGGGATCGACCCGCAGCGCGCCACGATCTTCACCCACAGCGCGGTGGCGGCGCTCAACCAGTTGCTGCTGCCGTTCCTGAGCCTGGTGTCGGTCCCGGAACTGGGCCGCAATCCCACGGTCAAGGACGAGATCAACCATTCGCGGCAGTCCGCGGTCAGCGGCCTGATGTTCACCTACCCGGCGCACCAGGCCGCCGACATCTTGTTCTGCAAGGCGAATCTGGTGCCGGTGGGCCAGGACCAGCTGCCGCACCTGGAGCTGACCCGCACGATCGCGCGCCGGTTCAACGAACGCTACGGCCGGCTGCTGCCCGAGCCGGACGCACTGCTGTCACCGGCGCCGCTGCTGCTGGGCACCGACGGGGCGAAGATGAGCAAGAGCCGCGGCAACGCGATCACGCTGTCGGCCAGCGCCGATGAGACCGCGCGGCTGATCCGAGGCGCGAAAACCGATTCGCAGCGCCACATCAGCTACGATCCGCAGTCCCGCCCCGAGGTCTCCAGCCTGGTGCTGCTGGCGGCGTTGTGCACTGGCCGGGATCCCCACGAGGTCGCCCAGGGCATCGGTTCCGGTGGTGCGGCGGCGTTGAAACGCACGGTCACCGAGGCGGTCAACGAGCACCTGGCACCGATGCGGGCGCGGCGGGCCTCCTTCGCGCGGGATCGCGGCTACCTGCGTCGGATCCTGCGCGACGGCAACGAGCGGGCCAACGCCATCGCCGAAACCACCCTCGCCGAGGTGCGCTCAGCGATGGGCACCCGCTACTGA
- a CDS encoding MarR family winged helix-turn-helix transcriptional regulator has product MSQTEDGVDRIQQAWQRERPGMPVSSIGIITRVWRIAKLLEDERRRTDARIGLDAATRDLLSTLRRSGPPYRLAAGEIARQSLVSAGAISQRVARAEQRGLVRRGKGGADGRSVLVELTDAGHQLIEQRVDELLRHEETLLNSLDAGQQEQLTELLRILLRDLGERFGAEDRP; this is encoded by the coding sequence ATGTCGCAGACCGAGGACGGCGTGGACCGGATCCAGCAGGCGTGGCAGCGGGAACGCCCGGGTATGCCGGTGTCGTCGATCGGGATCATCACCCGGGTGTGGCGGATCGCGAAGCTGCTGGAGGACGAGCGCCGCCGCACCGATGCGCGCATCGGCCTGGACGCAGCCACCCGGGACCTCTTGAGCACATTGCGCCGGTCAGGGCCGCCGTACCGACTGGCCGCCGGGGAGATCGCACGGCAGTCGCTGGTGAGCGCGGGAGCGATCTCCCAGCGGGTCGCGCGAGCAGAACAGCGTGGCCTGGTGCGCCGCGGCAAGGGCGGTGCCGACGGTCGTTCGGTGCTGGTGGAGCTCACCGACGCCGGACACCAGCTCATCGAGCAGCGGGTGGATGAGTTGCTGCGGCACGAGGAGACATTGCTGAATTCGCTGGATGCCGGACAGCAGGAGCAGCTGACCGAGTTGTTGCGGATCCTGTTGCGGGATCTGGGTGAACGCTTCGGGGCCGAGGACCGCCCCTAG